A single genomic interval of Litoreibacter ponti harbors:
- a CDS encoding Hint domain-containing protein: MADYSFHTYAPDILQYDGGSNTFVLASSYDPSTDRNFVEYTDDDAVFNGFQEEGEDISDPNQVGTAYDDQGNVIASGQVYAAAFAVLEDAGGNQITIDRIEINGVHVGYVPSAPLTPGTSYTVVSSGAVNDNDGTTLNHSYYEANSVPCFDVETLIETPFGLRRAGNIRPGELVQTLDANPQPVVWVCKRLVELSPARPHDLPVLIPAGALGLARPARALVVSGQHRVLLGHPGQGAGLLPAQTLVPAKALVGRLPGVRLMRGRTRARWVHLVLKDHAILTANGAYAESLLMGPQALKSISPARQVRLRLLAASGLLSLTPRPARPLLPAAQAHRALAQKELL, encoded by the coding sequence ATGGCCGATTACAGCTTCCATACCTATGCGCCCGACATATTGCAGTATGATGGTGGCTCGAACACCTTCGTGCTGGCCTCGTCCTATGATCCGTCGACCGACCGGAACTTCGTCGAATACACCGACGATGATGCCGTCTTTAACGGTTTTCAGGAAGAGGGAGAGGACATCTCCGACCCCAACCAGGTTGGCACCGCTTATGATGATCAGGGGAACGTCATTGCGAGCGGGCAGGTCTACGCTGCCGCCTTTGCGGTCCTGGAAGATGCGGGCGGCAACCAGATCACCATCGACCGGATCGAGATCAATGGCGTGCATGTGGGTTATGTGCCGTCCGCGCCGCTCACCCCCGGCACCAGCTACACGGTCGTGTCCTCGGGGGCGGTGAATGACAACGACGGCACCACGTTGAACCATAGCTATTACGAGGCCAATTCCGTGCCGTGCTTTGATGTCGAGACATTGATCGAGACGCCCTTCGGGCTGCGCCGTGCCGGAAATATCAGACCGGGGGAACTGGTCCAGACCTTGGATGCAAATCCGCAACCTGTCGTGTGGGTGTGCAAGCGCCTTGTGGAATTGTCGCCCGCGCGCCCGCACGACTTGCCAGTCTTGATCCCGGCGGGTGCGCTTGGCCTGGCACGCCCCGCACGGGCGCTTGTCGTCTCCGGCCAGCACCGCGTGCTGTTGGGCCATCCGGGGCAGGGGGCGGGGCTGTTGCCTGCCCAAACACTCGTCCCGGCGAAAGCGCTCGTAGGACGGCTGCCGGGCGTGCGGCTGATGCGAGGTCGCACGCGGGCGCGATGGGTCCATCTCGTGCTGAAAGACCACGCGATCCTGACGGCCAACGGGGCCTACGCCGAAAGCCTGCTGATGGGACCACAAGCATTGAAGTCGATTTCGCCTGCACGCCAGGTGCGGCTTCGCCTGCTGGCGGCAAGCGGGCTGCTGTCGCTGACACCGCGCCCGGCGCGCCCGCTTTTACCGGCCGCGCAGGCGCATCGGGCACTTGCGCAAAAAGAGCTCCTTTAG
- a CDS encoding thiamine diphosphokinase → MAGIVQTPLMLTLLGGGPTHFRHLNQSLKRAPILVCADGGADVALSQGLTPAAVIGDLDSLSAEGRAAIPAENLHHIAEQDSTDFEKCLRSVEARAILAHGFLGGRLDHQLAALSALARFPEQRCVLIGAEDICFLAPPTIDLDLPRGTRLSLYPLAPVTGRSDGLEYPIEGLEFAPGSQIGTSNTSIGPVRLRFDAPAMLVIVPVAQLSAVLGGLVRDH, encoded by the coding sequence ATGGCAGGAATTGTTCAGACCCCCTTAATGTTGACACTTTTGGGTGGCGGTCCGACACATTTTCGCCATCTGAATCAATCGCTTAAGAGGGCCCCGATTCTCGTCTGCGCTGATGGCGGGGCGGACGTGGCGCTGTCTCAGGGGTTAACGCCCGCGGCGGTGATCGGCGATCTTGACAGCCTGAGTGCCGAGGGACGCGCCGCGATCCCCGCAGAAAACCTTCACCATATCGCCGAGCAGGACAGCACGGATTTCGAAAAGTGCCTGCGCTCGGTCGAGGCACGGGCGATTCTTGCACACGGGTTTCTGGGCGGGCGGCTGGATCATCAGCTTGCGGCGCTCTCCGCGCTGGCACGGTTTCCTGAGCAGCGCTGCGTCCTGATCGGGGCCGAGGATATCTGCTTTCTCGCACCGCCGACGATCGATCTGGACCTGCCACGGGGCACACGCCTGTCGCTCTATCCGCTTGCGCCTGTCACGGGACGCTCGGACGGTCTGGAATATCCGATCGAGGGGCTCGAATTCGCCCCAGGCTCCCAGATCGGCACCTCCAACACGTCCATCGGACCGGTGCGCCTGCGATTTGACGCGCCGGCGATGCTTGTCATTGTGCCGGTCGCGCAATTGTCGGCGGTCCTGGGCGGCCTTGTCCGCGATCATTAA
- a CDS encoding DUF2842 domain-containing protein: MALGYKARKRWALVILVVGLPLYVVVALNVVALFDRPSFLVELAVYIGLGFCWILPFKFIFKGVGQADPDARD; the protein is encoded by the coding sequence ATGGCGCTGGGCTACAAGGCACGCAAACGCTGGGCATTGGTGATCCTTGTGGTGGGGCTGCCGCTCTATGTCGTGGTGGCGTTGAACGTGGTGGCGCTCTTCGACCGCCCCAGTTTCTTGGTCGAGCTCGCGGTCTATATTGGCCTAGGCTTTTGCTGGATCCTGCCGTTCAAATTCATCTTCAAGGGTGTTGGGCAGGCGGATCCCGACGCGCGGGATTGA
- a CDS encoding adenylosuccinate synthase, with translation MANVVVVGAQWGDEGKGKIVDWLSERADVIARFQGGHNAGHTLVIDGKVYKLNALPSGVVRGGKLSVIGNGVVLDPWHLVGEIATIREQGVEITPETLMIAENTPLILPIHGELDRAREDAASKGTKIGTTGRGIGPAYEDKVGRRSVRVADLADAATLEARVDRALQHHDPLRKGLGIEPIDRDALIAKLREIAPEILKYAAPVWKVLGERKKRGERILFEGAQGALLDIDFGTYPFVTSSNVIAGQAATGVGMGPGSIDYVLGIVKAYTTRVGEGPFPTELDDADGQRLGERGHEFGTVTGRKRRCGWFDAVLVRQTCATSGVTGISLTKLDVLDGFEELKICVGYELDGARLDYLPTAADQQARCTPIYETMPGWSQSTEGARSWADLPAEAIKYVRRVEELIDCPVALLSTSPEREDTILVTDPFAD, from the coding sequence ATGGCCAATGTGGTGGTTGTCGGCGCGCAATGGGGCGACGAGGGCAAGGGCAAGATCGTCGATTGGCTATCCGAGCGCGCCGATGTGATCGCGCGCTTTCAGGGCGGGCATAACGCAGGCCATACGCTTGTCATCGACGGCAAGGTCTACAAATTGAACGCGCTGCCCTCCGGCGTGGTGCGCGGTGGCAAACTGTCGGTCATCGGCAATGGCGTGGTGCTGGACCCGTGGCACCTGGTGGGCGAGATCGCCACGATCCGCGAGCAGGGCGTCGAGATCACGCCCGAGACGCTGATGATCGCAGAGAACACACCGCTCATCCTTCCCATCCACGGCGAGCTGGACCGCGCCCGCGAAGACGCGGCCTCCAAGGGCACGAAGATCGGCACGACCGGGCGCGGAATCGGTCCCGCCTACGAGGACAAGGTTGGTCGCCGCTCGGTCCGCGTGGCCGATCTGGCCGATGCGGCGACGCTGGAGGCACGCGTGGATCGCGCGCTTCAGCACCACGATCCGCTGCGCAAGGGGCTGGGGATCGAGCCCATCGACCGCGACGCGCTGATCGCAAAGCTGCGCGAGATCGCGCCTGAGATTCTGAAATATGCGGCCCCCGTCTGGAAAGTGCTGGGCGAGCGCAAGAAGCGCGGCGAGCGTATCCTGTTCGAAGGCGCGCAAGGCGCTCTCTTGGATATCGATTTCGGCACCTACCCCTTTGTCACCTCATCGAACGTGATCGCGGGGCAGGCGGCGACCGGCGTGGGCATGGGCCCCGGCTCGATTGATTACGTGCTGGGCATCGTGAAGGCCTACACCACCCGCGTGGGCGAGGGACCTTTCCCGACCGAGCTTGACGATGCCGACGGACAGCGCCTGGGCGAGCGCGGCCACGAGTTCGGCACCGTCACCGGCCGCAAGCGCCGCTGCGGCTGGTTCGACGCGGTTCTGGTGCGCCAGACCTGTGCGACTTCCGGGGTGACAGGGATTTCCCTGACCAAGCTCGATGTGCTTGACGGGTTCGAAGAGCTGAAGATTTGCGTGGGCTATGAGCTGGACGGCGCACGGCTGGATTACCTGCCGACGGCCGCAGATCAACAGGCCCGCTGCACACCGATCTACGAGACCATGCCCGGTTGGTCGCAATCGACCGAAGGCGCGCGCAGCTGGGCGGACCTGCCGGCGGAGGCGATCAAATACGTCCGCCGCGTCGAGGAGTTGATCGACTGTCCCGTGGCCCTACTTTCCACCTCACCGGAGCGCGAGGACACGATCCTCGTGACCGACCCATTCGCGGATTGA
- the secG gene encoding preprotein translocase subunit SecG codes for MENIVLTVHLIIALCLILIVLIQRSEGGGLGIGGGGGGGAMTGRPAISPLGKLTWLFGIAFVITSITLTILAQGGPGSVVDDADLLPPAAVEAPAGDALLPPPAASGTAPLTPPRADE; via the coding sequence ATGGAAAACATCGTTCTCACCGTGCATCTGATCATCGCCCTGTGCCTGATCCTGATCGTGCTTATCCAGCGCTCCGAAGGCGGTGGCCTGGGCATTGGCGGCGGCGGTGGCGGCGGGGCCATGACGGGCCGCCCGGCGATTTCGCCTTTGGGCAAGCTGACCTGGCTTTTTGGTATTGCCTTCGTGATCACCTCGATCACGCTGACCATTCTGGCACAAGGCGGGCCGGGCTCTGTCGTCGATGACGCGGACCTGCTGCCGCCGGCCGCGGTCGAGGCACCCGCGGGTGACGCATTGCTGCCTCCGCCCGCGGCCTCTGGCACGGCACCGCTGACGCCGCCGCGCGCGGACGAGTAA
- a CDS encoding CTP synthase: MARYIFITGGVVSSLGKGLASAALGALLQARGYSVRLRKLDPYLNVDPGTMSPFEHGEVFVTDDGAETDLDLGHYERFTGVAARNTDSVSSGRIYSTVLEKERRGDYLGKTIQVVPHVTNEIKDFIAIGDDEVDFMLCEIGGTVGDIEGLPFFEAIRQFAHGRPRGDCIFMHLTLLPYLAASGELKTKPTQHSVKELQSIGIAPDILVCRSEQPIPEKERAKLALFCNVRPESVVAAYDLPSIYDAPLAYHKEGLDQAVLDAFGISPAPQPKLAVWEDVSDRVHNPEGEVRIAIVGKYTQLEDAYKSIKEALMHGGMSNRVKVHVEWVDAEVFDREDAAPHLEGFHAILVPGGFGERGTEGKIKAAQFAREKKIPYLGICLGMQMAVIEAARNLAGLKDAGSEEFDHEAGKKRFTPVVYHLKEWVQGNHKVKRKETDDKGGTMRLGAYNATLAEGSKVAEVYGTTAIEERHRHRYEVDIAYRDELEDKGLIFSGMSPDGRLPEIVEVKDHPWFIGVQFHPELKSKPFEPHPLFRDFVRAAKENSRLV; the protein is encoded by the coding sequence ATGGCACGATATATTTTCATCACCGGCGGTGTGGTATCTTCCCTTGGCAAGGGGCTGGCCTCGGCCGCCCTTGGCGCGCTGTTGCAGGCCCGGGGCTATTCCGTGCGGTTGCGCAAGCTGGACCCCTATCTGAACGTCGACCCCGGCACGATGAGCCCGTTCGAGCATGGCGAAGTGTTCGTGACCGATGACGGGGCGGAGACGGACCTGGACCTTGGCCACTACGAGCGCTTCACCGGGGTTGCCGCGCGCAACACTGATTCCGTGTCGTCGGGGCGGATTTATTCGACGGTGCTCGAGAAAGAGCGCCGCGGCGACTATCTGGGCAAGACCATCCAGGTGGTCCCGCACGTCACCAACGAGATCAAGGACTTCATCGCCATCGGCGACGATGAGGTCGATTTCATGCTCTGCGAGATCGGCGGCACCGTGGGTGACATCGAGGGCCTGCCGTTTTTCGAAGCGATCCGCCAGTTTGCCCACGGGCGACCGCGCGGCGACTGCATTTTCATGCATCTCACCCTGCTGCCCTATCTGGCGGCCTCGGGCGAGTTGAAGACCAAGCCGACGCAGCACTCGGTCAAAGAGCTGCAAAGCATCGGCATCGCGCCGGACATTCTGGTCTGCCGGTCGGAGCAGCCGATCCCCGAGAAAGAGCGCGCCAAGCTCGCGCTGTTCTGCAATGTGCGCCCCGAGAGCGTCGTGGCGGCGTATGATTTGCCGTCGATCTATGACGCGCCGCTGGCCTACCACAAGGAAGGGCTCGATCAGGCGGTGCTGGATGCGTTCGGCATCTCCCCCGCCCCGCAGCCGAAATTGGCGGTCTGGGAAGACGTCTCTGACCGGGTGCACAATCCCGAGGGCGAGGTGCGCATCGCCATCGTGGGCAAGTACACCCAGCTGGAGGACGCCTATAAGTCGATCAAGGAAGCCTTGATGCATGGCGGCATGTCGAACCGGGTGAAGGTCCATGTGGAATGGGTCGACGCCGAAGTATTCGACCGCGAAGACGCGGCCCCGCATCTCGAAGGTTTTCACGCGATCCTGGTGCCCGGCGGCTTTGGCGAGCGCGGCACGGAAGGAAAAATCAAAGCCGCGCAATTCGCGCGCGAGAAAAAGATCCCCTACCTTGGCATCTGCCTCGGCATGCAGATGGCGGTGATCGAAGCCGCGCGTAATCTGGCCGGGCTGAAGGATGCCGGGTCGGAGGAATTCGACCACGAGGCGGGCAAGAAACGCTTCACGCCGGTGGTCTATCACCTGAAGGAATGGGTGCAGGGCAACCACAAGGTCAAGCGCAAGGAAACCGACGACAAGGGCGGCACGATGCGCCTCGGTGCCTATAATGCGACGCTGGCCGAAGGGTCCAAAGTGGCCGAAGTCTACGGCACAACCGCCATCGAAGAGCGCCACCGCCACCGCTACGAGGTCGACATCGCCTACCGTGACGAGCTTGAGGACAAGGGGCTGATCTTCTCCGGCATGAGCCCGGACGGACGCCTTCCCGAGATCGTCGAGGTCAAGGACCATCCGTGGTTCATCGGCGTGCAGTTCCACCCGGAGCTGAAATCGAAGCCCTTCGAGCCTCACCCGCTGTTTCGCGATTTCGTGCGGGCGGCCAAAGAAAACTCAAGGCTCGTCTGA